TGTATTTAGTTGTGAATAATATCTACCAGGTACTGATATAATCTGTGTGTCCTTTGTCTCTGTATGTATCATCCCgaataaagaaaaaagaggaaggaGCTGCTGTGAAACCAGAAGGAAAGACTGAAAGTCCTGCACCTGCTGTAAAGACTGAAGCAGAAATACCAACTTCAGTGCGCAAAACTGATGGTGAAAATTCAGTTCCTGCATCCAAAGCTGTAAGCCTTCTCTGTTTTCTAATTGTTAGATATattacaatttaattttaatagtgttGAAATCATACCGCAAGTGGCTTATTCAAACACAACACAATCTCTTCACTTGCAGGAAGTTCCTGATAATGAGTTTGAGAAGCGAATAAGACCTGAAGTAATCCCAGCAAATGAAATTGGGGTAACATTCTCCGACATTGGTGCCTTAGACGAGACTAAAGATTCACTTCAAGAACTAGTAATGCTTCCCCTTCGAAGGCCAGACCTTTTTGAAGGAGGCCTTCTAAAGCCTTGTAGAGGAATATTGCTATTTGGGCCACCTGGAACAGGAAAAACAATGCTGGCAAAGGCCATTGCAAACGAGGCTGGAGCAAGTTTCATTAATGTATCCATGTCTACCATCACTTCTAAATGGTTTGGTGAAGACGAGAAGAATGTCCGAGCTTTATTCACACTGGCAGCCAAGGTCTCCCCAACTATTATATTTGTCGATGAGGTTGACAGTATGCTTGGGCAGCGAACAAGAGTTGGGGAACATGAAGCCATGCGgaaaataaagaatgaattCATGTCCAATTGGGATGGACTTACCTCGAAATCAGAGGATCGTATTCTTGTCCTCGCTGCAACCAATAGGCCCTTTGACTTGGATGAAGCAATTATTAGACGATTTGAAAGAAGGTACCTCTACTAGTTCGACATGTACAATGAATTTTTTGTGCTCTTTCTTAGTACCTGAAGAGTGCTAGCAATACACTTTGTACCATACTTTTCAACACAATCTTTGCTATTAGTTCAAATTCATGTGGACCTGTTTTCAAAACCCATTAGTTTTTCAATCAATGATATAGGTTATGTTGAGAAAGAGTGTCTAATAGTGTGTACTGTTAGcattcatacttttttttttgtggtggggCGAGGGGcacataaaaaatcaatttgcaATATATTGTTTTGATGGCATATTTGTGtgtacacaacaacaatcagaatACCCTGAAATTCCATAGTATTTTAAGCACGTTTAATCACTATATCGTTCATCTTTGATTACCAGGATTATGGTTGGGCTACCGTCCGCAGAGAACAGAGAAAATATATTGAGGACCCTTTTGGCTAAAGAGAAGGTGCACGGGGGACTTGATTTTAAGGAACTCGCAACTATGACTGAAGGATATAGTGGAAGTGATCTGAAGGTTTTTCTCTATTATTGTTTTCCTATGGCCGTAACTTAACTATCGTGTTACAATCTACAAATGCTTTTCTTATGTTTAGTTTCTGATGTCTTAATgcattttccattttcattaATTGTTAAATGCAGAACTTATGCACAACCGCTGCTTATAGACCTGTTAGAGAGCTAATTCAGCAAGAGATACAAAAGGATTCGGTAACTTGGCAATTTCTCTAAAGATTTACTATAATCCTATTATCCTATGATTATCATGCTGATTGCTATATTTGTTTTCGGCagcagaaaaagaagaaagatgcCGAAGGACAAAATAGCCAAGATGCTCAGGATGCGAAAGAGGAAGTTGAGCAGGAAAGAGTTATTACCCTTAGGCCTTTGAATATGCAGGACTTCAAAATGGCAAAGAGTCAGGTAAGATTACTTTATAACCGGAAAAGCAGTATTTTATTATAGTAATCCGGTagaattctttttctttaatctgCATTTGAGCCTCTCTAATGATATGATTAATCTGCATTTGAGCCTCTCTAATGATATTTGATTAGGTGGATCTTATTATGCCATGTTGCTTTTAAGATTTCAATCACATTTTAATCTAATAGTGCAACTCCCGCGACTCTATCATTTTTTACTCCAAGCGTTGAGATTTGATGGAGTAAATCcatatttttacatttaagcAAAGGTTCTTTATGCAAAGGCAGCTTTAAACAATCATGTCTACCACATAAACATGTTCCAATGGCGAAACACAACAAATAACAGTTAGTTAAGAAGCTTAAAAACACAGAAACTCCCAATGGGAATTGCTCTTAGCATTTTATGTCTCTGAACTAGGTCGCATATCCGGGGTTCCTTTCCTAATTCAATTTGTCTTATGTTTCTTTTGCATCTGATATGTATGTAGAATATATTGCTTAATGTAAGCACCTTGTAACACAGGTTGCCGCGAGCTTCGCAGCTGAGGGGGCTGGAATGAATGAGTTGAGGCAGTGGAATGACCTGTATGGAGAAGGCGGTTCAAGAAAGAAAGAGCAATTATCTTACTTCCTATGAAAATTGCCGATGAAACTATTTAATGAATTCGTAGTTGCATCCTTCTGGTTGGACTTTGTGATTCCACTGAAGAGATTTCCAAAGGACAATCAGTATTTTCCAGTGATGTAGTATATAATTATACGTGTGTATAGTTTCCGGTGGTATTTTCCGGCTTCATACTTGAGCACAGGTATTGCATAAATAACAATGTTGTAAATGTAATTAATAGTGTAGCTTGTGTTGTACTATACCTATTATTATTACATAGTAATAAGCCTTTTATAGAAGAAATAGCAGTTCCTACTATgtacaaaatatgaaaaataggTCTGCTATTCAATATTACTGGCATAAGCTAGCAATTATTCGATATTAAAGTGTTATGggaaaattccaaaaaaaaataaagttgttcACTGCTGATCCAAATAGTAATGACACTTATCcattttctatttcattttataatttgttcGTAAGATTATAAATTCAGATTCAAAACTAGATTGCAAAATAATGCTTTGTAGTTTGTATATATTTGCCCAAACTCTGTAGCACCTATTAAAAGACTGTTTAACTAACTAAAATTCTCCATGAATGAATGTTAGAGACAAGATGACAAAAGAAGAGACAAGATGATGAATGGGGTGAACTTTTATCCTAAAAAGAAGTTTAGTGGATGTGATTACCGTCATCATTTTCTTATGAGTTGAGCATttgaatgtgaattttttttataaagcaaAAATTAGAGTACAAAAGCATCACATGACAGCTTTGACATAAAATATTTAGTATATAACTCAATTGTAATTAGATAATTTCTACAAATAGTTGAAAGAGACTTTCAAATTTTGGACCACATATTACTAAATTGAGTGCAGAAGACAAGCTGATAGTGGCAATTAGCCTGAGAAATAAAATGTACTGAACTACTTTGTTTCCTTTGAAAAGTCTAAAGTTCAAGGGAAGAAAAAGCTTTATTAGACACTAGTCTTTTGTTAGAGCTAAAATAGACATGGTGAACTTTGTTAGGGTCgataaattttcaatcatttatATACTCATTCCCAAACATGTGAGTACGTTAAATGCCAAGtcttaagaagaagaagataaaatcTAAACAAATCCATTTTCAATAACTAGTATTTTCCGGCCTAATTCAATAACTATAATTActtattcatgattttattttcttatggtctttcaatcttcaaatctatgatctcGTCTATGTTtacataagaatattagatttgaagcttgaaaatgtatataaaaatggacaaaaaagaccaaattaaaatgaaaaaaataaataaataaataaaagaccaAACTGTactgaaattaaattaaggaacTAAAAGTATAATTTTACCTATTATATACTATTGTTTTATTTACAATATCTCTAGCAATAAAGAATTGTCTCGCCAACAAGATTACATATTCCTATGGCTAGCCTTATTGACGAGGACCATTAAGCTCGAATATCAGTTTTTACATCTTAAAATTCTTAGCCTATTCTTATGATTAAAACCTTTTGTTACCAACAACCTACCTTCATTTTCATCCATCAGAAGGTTGCCTGATATTAGTTtattatgatgtttaagatcTTTTCATCTTCTCAATATAAACTTCAACTCTTGTTCCTTTGTTGATAACATCGACAAATGATTGTTAGATTTTATTGTGCTTAAATCAATCTAACTTGGTTAAATTAGATGAATGCATTtcttaaataaaagaaaggaaatagAGGTTATGGAACGTTTCTACGGCTCCAAAACtcgaatttttttttccgaccctattcccaaaaaaaaaaaatcaaatctgaCATCAAAATGATccactttctatttttgttggtttttttttttgtcgttttTCTCATTCCCGTCATTTGAAATAGCGGGAATGAGCCCCCTTCCCTGACATTTGTCTGCGCGTGACAGGCGCGACAGgtttgactatttttttttccatttgaaATGATGGGactgaattttgattttttttttttttgggcaaCATATGTAcattaaaaacacaaataataataataaataaaatcatattaatttatttgaacacatAATACATAACGTTATTAACTACCGGTTATTTATACTCGGACAATTTCTCTTAATATGACCGTATGCCGACACAACCAACACTGTCTCGGTATCGGAGTCCTCTCTACCACCTCCTCGTCCATTTCAGTCCTTATGCGGGTACTATTGGGTCGACCTTTCTTTAGTCTTCGCATGTTTGGATTATGGCAAAGCACGGGACCGTCGTATGGGAGCCAATAACTCTTGTCCTGGACTACTTTGAATGTTGTGTTGTAGATGGAGTAAACACTCTCGTTTTTTAACACACCTGGAATAAGGGTTGTGTAGTCATGGCGAAATGAAGAACACGCGGCTATGACATGGGAACAAGGTAAATGTAAAGCTTGAAATTTCCCACAATCACACCACCCCGCTCGTAGGTCCACCTTGAAAGTTCTCATTGGCCTTCCCTCCCTGTAGTTGACGATCTCACGGACTGAGAAGGTATACCTTTCTCGGTTAAACTGTTCGACATGATGGGTGTTGGACTTAACAATGTCATCTTTAATCGCATTCTGGCAATATTCAGTGAACAAATCTCCTGAACCTACCCTTACAAACCCTTTTTGAGCCCTATCGGCAAAGAAACATGCCAACCTATAGTAGGTTGATTGAACTATAGGTGTAACAGGTAGGTTGCGTGTTCCCTTAAACACAAAGTTCCACGACTCAACGATGTTGCTTGTCATGTGGCCCCATCGTCGACCTTCGTCATATGCTTGAGTCCAATTTTCTTTCGGAATATTGTCCACCCAATCTAATGCACGCTGATTTGCCTTCTTGATTACACCACGATAGTAATCGAACAAGGGTACATTTAGGGCATATCTTGCAcgttaagaaaaaacaattagttaGATAGTGAACCTATTTAATAATAACACGATATAAAAAAATTCGTAAGATAATATGCTTACCCATATTATTTACAACATCCTTAAGATCTCCATCCTTGATTGTCCTCATGAAATTTTGCTTAATGTGTCGAATGCATTACACATGAGTTGAACCAGTTTCTTGCCAACCATTCCTTGGGTCATTGAATGCGCttttaatttattcatgtttGTCTGAAACCATGCAGACAGATATTCCTTTTGTGACGTGCcttcttagatttttcaaaaaaaaacttcatccCTCCTTTGTCTCACCTTCGACAAGCGCAAAGGCGATTGGAATCGTTTTGTTGTTTCCATCTTGTGCTACCGCAAGCAACAATGTCCTTTTGTACTTGCCATACAACCACGTCCCGTCAACATGGACAACTGGTTTGCAATACTTAAACCCATGGATGCATGGATAGAAGGCCCAAAATAGACGATGAAATTGTGTCTCTCCATTCTCGCCAATTTGCGTTTTTAAATCAAAGACGGTCCCTGGCATTGTCTCCTTCATCACATTCAACCATTGAGGAAGATCATTATAAGTTTCCTCCCATTTCTCGTAAATAGATTCGATGGCCGCGTTCTTTGCTAACCACGACTTTCGATATGTGGTTGTGTAGTTAAACTTTTCTTAAATGTGCGCAATGATCAATTTTGGCGTTACCGAGACATCTGCATGCACAAGTGTTTTTATGCTTTGGCTTATAAGTTTGTAGTTAAGCTTGTGATGATCATGTGACATTAAAGTCGGTGTGCAATTGTGTGGACCCATCATGGTCCCAATCTTCCATTTGCCACCCTTTTTCTAAAGGACGCTCTCAAATTGAATTGACAAGTCTCGAGGGTACATTGAATGACATATCTTCTTGGATCTCAGTGTATAACATCGTAATCCATCGATTGTCGGATGTAGAAAGACTTGATTACATGCAAACAATCTTCTTTGCTGTGAAATGTCATTCCTTGCTCAATAGCCCCATCGACAGGAACATTCGTATTCAAGTGATCGTCGGTAGGCAGAGCATCATATGCATCAACGTCAACGTTACACATATGCAGCGGGGGACAGTAAGCGACTCTGATCGGCACTGCCTGTTGCGGTGGTTGTGTGCTAGACATAATGTTCCTCCAACAATTATGATCAggtattacattttttttcgtGATTGCTTTTTAGTCAACAATTGAAGActaatattcattatttttgaACAGTTCTCTTAGAGCCTTATGTCAACTTCCATTACACCAACGAAGAAGAAAGCCAGATATGGTCTGCAAAACATATCTCATTTGGTTTCAGATTGTCGAGAGACATCAGACAGACAGAGTAAGACTTCAATTTGGCTTACCACAACACCCACCTGCCTTACCAGATAATTTGAAAGATTTccacaaaattaatttgaaaaaagataaaattaaaggcTCGTGGAGAGATAAGCATCATCGTCAGGTCCAACACTGGAACCAACGTCATCAATTTGCATTTCACTGCGTTCGGTATAACCATGAGGTTTATCCCAATCGTCAATATTTTGCATGGTATTGggaatttttcggagatcaTCTATGGCTTTCTAGAGAAGTATTATTGACAAACCCAAGGCAAGCATGTGCAAGAATTTTACCAGGATTGTCGCGTGACTATCCTACAGCGCCCGAAACCTATACGGTGCCAGATGAAAATATATGGTCAAATACACCTCCACCCTACAACCAATTGATGACACCTCCACCCACTAACTTTGACCAAAGCTTTAACCTATCCACCAATTACAACTACAACCAAACTTACCAATCACCGCCACAACCCACAAACCAAATATACATAACACCCCAATCTCATATCCAAGCTATTCTCAACAAAGTCATCATGGAGAAAGCTCTTGAACATCAAACTATTCATTTGATGACTTCAATCCAACTCAGTACACCACACAAACCAGTTACCCAGATCAATCACAATACTCCTCATTCAACCTACCAACCCCTCCACACATTGTAAACTATCCCCAAACAAACTATGCACCTCAATGGCCAAATTCACAAACTAATACCATAGAAAGTCTGGCAGCAGGGTTTAATGACGATGACTTCGTTAATGAAATCTGGACCAACTTAGCTTCACAAGTGCAAAATGAAGTCACTATCGAAACTAATGATGATGCTGAAATTCCTAACGAGGATGTGGAATAGGAAGAGCACGAGGAAGAGGAAGAGCACGAGGAAGAGCAAGACCAACGACTCGTacgaaataaaaaagataaaatatgtgCTACAGGAGGTCATAGTTTACATTGGCGTAAATGGTTGCCGCGGAGAaagtagtttttgtttttatttcttatgaataaaataattagtgtttttaaattaaatatatcatcattatcattaatatgtttttatttattattatttgtgtttttaacGTACATATGTtgcccaaaaaaacaaaaaacaaaaaaaaaaaatcaaaatgcaatcccgccatttcaaatgtcggtaatggaaaaaaaattaaaaaaaaaaatagtcaaacATGTCACGCCTGTGCGCATACAAGTGTCAGGGAAGAGGGCTCATTCCCGCCTTTTCAAAAGGCGGGAATGAGGaaaacgacaaaaaaaaaaccaacaaaaataaaaagtgggtcattttggtGAATAAATGTGACAGGGGTCagatttagaattttttttgggaactgagtcaaaataaaaaatcccaAAACTCAACAAAACTACTCATTCTCCATAAGGACGAacttaactaaataaaataaagagaatgcaaaaagtaaaaacaagaaAACTACACTGAAATGATAATGGAAGTACAAGGTGTATTTGATGCTAAATGGTACCAAACCAAAGAGAACACCAGCCTATTTATTGGGGAGAAATGAGACAATAATTGATTACATGGGTCTATTTGGTAAGACACCTcaacgagcttatagcttataagctcgtctAACAAAAAATGCTCTATTTGGTAATGCTTTTTCACCATGAGATTATaacttatttcacgagcttataagttatttttcaaaagctatTCTAaatagcgtttgagcttataacttatcatcttttattaaatttttaccgttattattttaattaaattccacTTTTACCCTTAATATTCATTTATTACGTATatgatatataaaataaaacgagGCTAGCTATTAAATTAACGTGTACATTTTAGTTTTGAGTCTATACGAACAACATCTCAAGTACGGTACAGGCActtcaaaattaataatatacgATCTTTTTATCgcaatttctttttctaaaaaaaaattgttctcaGTGTGTATATATACAAACTTGTCTGTTCAATATTCATAGAActtctctttgtttttgttcatttagcacttttgtttttttatcttatgggtggattatgttgtattttgttttaaaataaaattgtatactttttttttttgaaggatgtatacttttcttttttataaagtataaaaactaaataaaaataaattcaaaataaaattttagccaagaaaactaatttaaaagtcttcaaaaaaaaatgtatataaatacttaaattatcgaataatttttttttgaacaagaaattACCAAGAAACAAGAAATTTtttttctgaatatttataaCTTTTATTAAGAATCAAGAATgttcttttatgtcattttacgttTATCAGTCAGTTGAACAGCtgattttaccaaacactttaattagcttatcagctattaATCATTAGTCATAAGCTATCAACTATAAGCTACCAGTCATCAATCATCAGCTATAaactatcagctaacttatcagctatacgttatttttatcaaacagagcTCGAGTACTATACACTAAGGCTTATGTAATCAATGATAAGAACCAACTTGTCTAACTAACTAGCTAGCTAATGCGTAACTAACCTTTACGTATCATTATTTTTGGTGGTGATACGTATCtttatacatatacatataacatatttaacactattcatattttgttttaaaaatatcaattgtaatttttaataaaataataattcgcaagtctttttttttataatactttATTGTTTCTCTTGACActaatattgatttatttggttaaaaaattCAACC
Above is a genomic segment from Medicago truncatula cultivar Jemalong A17 chromosome 5, MtrunA17r5.0-ANR, whole genome shotgun sequence containing:
- the LOC11442618 gene encoding ribosome biogenesis ATPase RIX7 — its product is MAGCYLCRFKVDMVLPIVKLPSQGLPQRQLWRGYLTYLVHLHSFHNEKRIKPLVAGKIHRQSSGSDLRQMEAEGSYSKLRRNASASANISSIGLQSNPTNSAPGKHITGWPFDEKILIQTLYKFDDWKIHLQVLLYVSKTYPIVLYMRDADKLLCRSQRIYKLFQTMLTKLSGPILIIGSRILDSGNECKRVDEMLTSLFPYNIEIKPPEDESRLVSWKSQFEADMKKIQIQDNKNHIMEVLAANDLDCHDLDSICVADTMVLSNYIEEIIVSAISYHIMKNKEPEYRNGKLIIPCNSLSHALGIFQAGKFGDRDSLKLEAQAVTSEKKEEGAAVKPEGKTESPAPAVKTEAEIPTSVRKTDGENSVPASKAEVPDNEFEKRIRPEVIPANEIGVTFSDIGALDETKDSLQELVMLPLRRPDLFEGGLLKPCRGILLFGPPGTGKTMLAKAIANEAGASFINVSMSTITSKWFGEDEKNVRALFTLAAKVSPTIIFVDEVDSMLGQRTRVGEHEAMRKIKNEFMSNWDGLTSKSEDRILVLAATNRPFDLDEAIIRRFERRIMVGLPSAENRENILRTLLAKEKVHGGLDFKELATMTEGYSGSDLKNLCTTAAYRPVRELIQQEIQKDSQKKKKDAEGQNSQDAQDAKEEVEQERVITLRPLNMQDFKMAKSQVAASFAAEGAGMNELRQWNDLYGEGGSRKKEQLSYFL